A genomic segment from Thamnophis elegans isolate rThaEle1 chromosome 3, rThaEle1.pri, whole genome shotgun sequence encodes:
- the LOC116506428 gene encoding butyrophilin subfamily 2 member A2-like, with translation MASLAILIYPSLLLVLIYHATAMDEFRVRPFDNISLPCHFSFVDSTEGLSFTWEREDIKEEHEVEDDDFYKYFVGLHDFYQFYPKLIYSFSNNMEQVEERNSLYEGRVWVDEEEIPEGSLALMLEQVQFSDEAVYICKATNSMGRGTRKMKLLVEDAEEPQVQFSTVDDALVAKCISAGWYHMPKVTWRNRKEEDLSGYSKTDILEEKQDGSHRVVSTLHYPVLLHEIYTCHIEESDVLNRPVRSIHKVPKRKYHNMYNHY, from the exons ATGGCATCCCTTGCAATCCTAATCTACCCTTCACTTCTTCTAGTGCTTATTTATCATGCAA CTGCAATGGATGAGTTCAGGGTACGTCCGTTCGACAATATTTCTCTGCCGTGCCATTTCTCCTTTGTGGATAGCACAGAAGGTTTATCCTTCACCTGGGAGAGGGAAGATATCAAGGAGGAGCATGAAGTAGAAGACGAtgatttttacaaatattttgtcGGACTTCATGATTTCTATCAGTTTTATCCGAAGTTGATATATAGCTTTAGCAACAACATGGAACAAGTAGAAGAGCGGAATTCCCTCTATGAAGGCAGAGTCTGGGTGGATGAGGAAGAGATTCCAGAGGGCAGCCTGGCCCTCATGCTGGAGCAGGTCCAGTTTTCTGATGAGGCTGTGTACATATGCAAGGCCACTAATTCAATGGGCAGAGGGACAAGAAAAATGAAGCTTCTTGTGGAAG ATGCTGAAGAGCCACAGGTGCAGTTCAGCACAGTCGATGATGCACTTGTAGCCAAGTGCATCTCAGCAGGCTGGTACCATATGCCAAAGGTAACCTGGCGTAACCGCAAGGAAGAAGATCTGTCTGGCTATTCCAAAACAGATATTCTGGAAGAGAAACAGGATGGGTCCCACCGTGTGGTATCTACATTACATTACCCTGTACTACTCCATGAAATCTACACTTGTCACATTGAAGAGAGTGATGTGCTCAACAGACCTGTTAGGTCCATCCACAAAGTTCCAA agAGGAAATATCATAATATGTACAATCACTACTAG